In Providencia sneebia DSM 19967, one DNA window encodes the following:
- the ubiD gene encoding 4-hydroxy-3-polyprenylbenzoate decarboxylase, with protein MKYRDLRDFVAQLEKQGELKRITMEVDPYLEMTEIADRTLRAGGPALLFENPKGYNMPVLCNLFGTTKRVAMGMGQEDIKALHEVGQLLAFLKEPDPPKGFRDLFDKLPKFKQVLNMPAKRLSSAPCQEHIWAGEDVDLTKIPVMHCWPEDAAPLITWGLTVTKGPNKERQNLGIYRQQVLGKNKLIMRWLSHRGGALDFQEWCEQHPGEKFPVAVALGADPATILGAVTPVPDTLSEYAFAGLLRGNKTEVVKCISNDLEVPAGAEIILEGYIEPGEVAPEGPYGDHTGYYNEIDTFPVFTVTHVTQRSDAIYHSTYTGRPPDEPAVLGEALNEVLVPILRKQFPEIIDFYLPPEGCSYRLAIVTMKKQYAGHAKRVMMGVWSYLRQFMYTKFVIVCDDDINARDWKDVIWAITTRMDPARDTVMMENTPIDYLDFASPVSGLGSKMGLDATNKWPGETDREWGRPIVMDEKVKSRVDDIWDQLNIFDK; from the coding sequence ATGAAATACCGTGATCTAAGAGATTTTGTCGCGCAGCTTGAAAAGCAAGGCGAACTAAAGCGTATTACGATGGAAGTCGATCCTTATCTGGAAATGACGGAAATAGCTGACCGTACGCTAAGAGCAGGGGGACCCGCTTTATTATTTGAAAACCCAAAAGGTTACAACATGCCTGTTCTTTGTAATTTGTTTGGTACAACCAAACGCGTTGCAATGGGGATGGGGCAAGAAGATATTAAAGCGTTACATGAAGTTGGTCAGTTGCTTGCTTTTTTAAAAGAGCCAGATCCACCGAAAGGCTTTCGTGACTTATTTGATAAACTACCAAAATTCAAGCAAGTTCTTAATATGCCAGCTAAAAGGTTAAGTTCAGCGCCTTGCCAAGAACACATTTGGGCTGGTGAAGATGTGGATTTAACAAAAATTCCAGTCATGCATTGTTGGCCTGAAGATGCAGCACCTTTAATTACTTGGGGCTTAACAGTCACGAAAGGTCCGAATAAAGAGCGGCAAAATCTAGGTATTTATCGTCAGCAGGTTCTTGGCAAAAATAAGCTCATTATGCGTTGGCTATCTCATCGAGGTGGTGCACTTGATTTTCAGGAGTGGTGCGAACAGCATCCCGGTGAAAAATTCCCAGTAGCAGTAGCTCTCGGTGCAGATCCTGCAACCATCCTTGGTGCCGTAACGCCTGTTCCTGATACTTTGTCTGAATATGCTTTTGCTGGTTTATTGCGTGGTAATAAGACGGAAGTCGTCAAGTGTATTTCAAATGACCTTGAAGTACCTGCCGGCGCTGAAATTATCCTTGAAGGGTATATTGAACCGGGTGAAGTTGCTCCTGAAGGGCCATATGGCGATCACACTGGCTATTATAATGAAATAGACACTTTCCCTGTTTTTACTGTCACTCATGTCACGCAGCGCAGTGATGCGATTTATCATTCCACTTATACTGGTCGCCCGCCCGATGAGCCTGCGGTATTGGGTGAGGCTTTAAATGAAGTCTTAGTGCCTATTTTGCGTAAGCAATTCCCAGAAATTATTGATTTTTATCTCCCGCCAGAAGGTTGTTCGTATCGCCTTGCGATTGTCACGATGAAAAAGCAATATGCGGGTCATGCAAAGCGTGTGATGATGGGCGTTTGGTCTTATCTTAGACAGTTTATGTATACTAAGTTTGTTATTGTTTGTGATGATGATATCAATGCGCGAGATTGGAAAGATGTGATTTGGGCGATTACGACGCGTATGGACCCAGCTCGCGACACCGTTATGATGGAAAATACGCCAATTGATTATCTGGATTTTGCATCTCCGGTCTCTGGTTTGGGATCAAAAATGGGACTTGATGCAACGAATAAATGGCCGGGCGAAACTGATAGGGAGTGGGGACGACCTATTGTTATGGATGAAAAAGTGAAGTCACGAGTTGATGATATCTGGGATCAATTAAATATTTTTGATAAATAA
- the pepE gene encoding dipeptidase PepE translates to MEIFLLSNGKLPGNPTWLSYALPRIHEMIERKNIKSAVLVPYAVLRGCHDERAEQLSDALGIDVKSIEHFANPVEAIEQAECILVSGGNTWWLNKCLHENGLIVAIQRAVRERDIPYIGWSAGCNVATPSIRTTNDMPVSNAVIMPSLGLFPLQINPHYIDAHISGHMGETRDERIQEFCVINPHEVVVALREGSGFQIKGNELSYFSGKGDGFKLFQHNQSFSEQFNTKSLKELVPFDCQ, encoded by the coding sequence ATGGAAATTTTTTTATTGAGCAATGGCAAGCTTCCAGGTAACCCAACATGGTTAAGCTATGCTTTACCACGCATTCACGAAATGATTGAGCGTAAGAATATCAAATCAGCAGTTTTAGTTCCTTATGCGGTTCTGCGTGGTTGCCATGATGAAAGAGCTGAACAGTTAAGTGATGCATTGGGAATTGACGTTAAATCCATTGAGCACTTTGCTAACCCAGTTGAAGCTATAGAACAAGCAGAATGTATTCTTGTCAGTGGTGGAAATACATGGTGGCTGAACAAATGCTTACATGAAAATGGTCTAATTGTTGCTATTCAACGTGCCGTGAGAGAGCGTGACATTCCTTACATTGGTTGGAGTGCTGGGTGTAATGTGGCAACACCAAGTATTCGCACAACAAATGATATGCCAGTCAGTAATGCGGTTATTATGCCTTCTTTGGGGCTATTTCCATTACAAATCAATCCTCATTATATTGATGCGCATATCTCAGGACATATGGGGGAAACGCGTGATGAAAGGATACAAGAGTTTTGTGTCATTAATCCTCACGAGGTTGTTGTTGCCCTAAGAGAAGGCAGCGGTTTTCAAATTAAAGGTAATGAGCTGAGCTATTTTAGTGGTAAAGGTGATGGTTTTAAATTATTCCAGCATAACCAATCATTTTCTGAACAATTTAATACTAAATCATTAAAAGAACTTGTTCCTTTTGATTGCCAATAA
- the rfaH gene encoding transcription/translation regulatory transformer protein RfaH: MEKWYLLYCKRGQIDRAIEHLSRQNVTCITPMAEIEKMVRGKRTIVQEPLFPNYLFVKFDHNKIHTTTIQSTRGVSHFVRFGLNPAIIPDEIIEVLQLTPVAKLVAPETPMSGDHVVITEGIFAGIKAIYCEPDGETRSILLLNILNKNVTKALDNKQFKKSTE; this comes from the coding sequence ATGGAAAAATGGTACCTGTTATATTGTAAGCGAGGCCAAATCGATCGCGCTATTGAGCATTTAAGTAGACAAAATGTGACTTGTATTACCCCAATGGCAGAAATTGAAAAAATGGTTAGAGGAAAACGGACAATCGTACAAGAGCCGTTATTCCCTAATTACCTGTTTGTAAAGTTTGACCATAACAAGATCCACACAACAACAATACAATCAACGCGAGGTGTTAGCCATTTTGTTCGTTTTGGTCTAAACCCTGCAATTATTCCAGATGAAATTATTGAGGTTCTACAACTCACTCCAGTCGCTAAGCTGGTTGCTCCTGAAACGCCAATGAGTGGTGATCATGTTGTCATTACTGAGGGTATTTTTGCGGGTATTAAAGCTATTTATTGCGAACCGGATGGTGAAACCAGATCGATTTTGTTACTTAATATATTAAATAAAAATGTTACTAAGGCATTAGATAATAAACAGTTTAAAAAATCGACTGAGTAA
- the tatC gene encoding Sec-independent protein translocase subunit TatC, with amino-acid sequence MAVNDTQPLISHLIELRKRLLNCLITVLIVFAALAYFSNDIYRLVAAPLIDKLPVGSQMSATDVASTFFTPIKLTLMVSVFISIPVILYQVWAFIAPALYKHERKLMLPLLVSSSFLFYLGMAFAYFVVFPLAFGFFVKTTPDSVNFIPDISKYLSFVMTLFMAFGAAFEVPIAIILLCWTGVTTPESLKRKRPYILVGAFIVGMFLTPPDVLSQTLLAVPMYLLFELGVLLSNFYVGKGRRKQDDTEEDEEE; translated from the coding sequence ATGGCGGTAAATGATACACAACCACTTATTAGCCACTTAATTGAACTTAGAAAGCGGCTATTAAATTGTTTGATTACGGTTTTAATTGTTTTTGCTGCATTGGCTTATTTTTCAAATGATATATATCGGTTAGTCGCCGCTCCTTTGATTGATAAGTTACCTGTTGGCTCGCAAATGAGTGCGACAGACGTAGCATCAACGTTTTTTACCCCAATTAAATTGACTTTGATGGTATCTGTATTTATTTCCATCCCTGTCATTTTGTATCAAGTTTGGGCGTTTATTGCACCAGCACTCTATAAGCATGAACGCAAGTTGATGCTGCCTTTGCTTGTTTCTAGTAGTTTTCTTTTTTATCTAGGAATGGCATTTGCTTATTTTGTTGTTTTCCCGCTGGCTTTTGGTTTCTTTGTAAAAACCACACCTGATAGCGTCAACTTTATTCCTGATATTAGTAAATATCTTAGTTTTGTTATGACGTTATTTATGGCATTTGGTGCAGCATTTGAAGTTCCTATCGCCATTATCTTACTTTGCTGGACAGGTGTCACAACACCGGAATCACTCAAACGTAAGCGTCCTTATATTCTTGTCGGTGCTTTCATTGTTGGGATGTTTTTAACCCCACCTGATGTGCTTTCACAGACATTACTTGCAGTACCCATGTATTTGTTATTTGAACTTGGTGTGCTTCTTTCTAATTTTTATGTTGGTAAAGGAAGAAGAAAGCAAGATGATACCGAAGAAGACGAAGAAGAATAG
- the tatB gene encoding Sec-independent protein translocase protein TatB has protein sequence MFDIGFSELLLVAVIGLVVLGPERLPVAVRTVAGWIRAMRALATNVQNELSQELKLQELQETLKKVEEKADMEALSPELKQSMEELRQAAQSLKTGYQSTANEVEDELNKAKELTENYDNAVKNAQGTAPQVEESDPDPEYAAKMASVVEEPEAPSVLKSSEQQTLSADKKTNQTESEK, from the coding sequence GTGTTTGACATAGGTTTCAGTGAGCTGCTGCTTGTTGCAGTGATTGGCTTGGTCGTATTAGGCCCCGAGCGTCTACCCGTTGCCGTGAGAACTGTTGCTGGGTGGATCCGTGCTATGCGTGCTCTAGCGACGAATGTGCAAAATGAATTGTCACAAGAACTCAAATTGCAAGAGTTACAAGAAACTCTAAAAAAAGTTGAAGAGAAAGCGGATATGGAAGCGCTTTCTCCGGAACTTAAGCAATCAATGGAAGAGCTTCGCCAAGCAGCACAGTCATTAAAAACGGGCTATCAGTCAACGGCAAATGAAGTTGAAGATGAGCTAAACAAAGCTAAAGAGCTAACTGAAAACTACGATAATGCAGTTAAAAATGCTCAAGGAACAGCTCCACAAGTAGAAGAGTCAGATCCTGATCCTGAATATGCGGCTAAAATGGCAAGTGTTGTTGAGGAGCCGGAAGCGCCATCAGTACTGAAAAGTAGTGAACAGCAAACTCTCTCTGCAGATAAAAAAACGAATCAGACAGAAAGTGAAAAATAG
- the tatA gene encoding twin-arginine translocase TatA/TatE family subunit, translated as MESTIAMAAFGSPWQLIIIALLIILIFGTKKLRSLGSDLGESLKGFKKAMNDDEAAKSAKEEQEKKDADFATKNITEQQASEKKESPVESKNKEQG; from the coding sequence ATGGAATCAACTATTGCAATGGCTGCTTTCGGTAGTCCTTGGCAGCTTATCATTATTGCTTTACTGATTATTTTAATTTTCGGCACCAAGAAATTACGTTCTCTAGGCTCAGATCTAGGTGAATCATTGAAAGGCTTTAAAAAAGCAATGAATGATGATGAAGCCGCTAAGTCAGCAAAAGAAGAGCAAGAGAAAAAAGATGCTGATTTTGCTACTAAAAATATCACAGAACAGCAGGCTTCTGAGAAAAAAGAGAGTCCTGTTGAGAGCAAAAATAAAGAGCAGGGTTAA
- a CDS encoding ubiquinone biosynthesis accessory factor UbiJ — translation MEVAAAQTENQNTALYSLMTAFMETALNSMLFKESVLKPARMRLAGKVMSIDLKELNKKLTLVFTDNHVDVLSQWSEPADCTIKTSLFTLIKLKDKQQLSQLINSGDIVIEGDMQVVQHWSSLLDMAIWDPAHYLSPYLGDVVAQGVSQVVRKGTRFAVNLGCRQKTYLKDILFEEWKMSPSQLEFAYFSDEVEQVADSLSQLEQRLRQLEERNDSR, via the coding sequence ATGGAAGTGGCAGCAGCACAGACAGAGAATCAAAATACGGCGCTCTACTCTTTAATGACGGCATTTATGGAAACAGCACTCAATAGCATGCTGTTTAAAGAGTCCGTATTAAAACCTGCTCGGATGCGCTTGGCAGGCAAAGTCATGTCTATAGACTTGAAAGAGCTTAATAAAAAATTGACGCTAGTCTTTACAGATAATCATGTTGATGTATTAAGTCAATGGTCTGAACCTGCTGATTGCACAATCAAAACATCACTATTCACCCTAATCAAACTGAAAGATAAACAGCAGTTATCACAGTTAATTAATAGCGGCGATATAGTCATTGAAGGTGATATGCAGGTAGTACAACATTGGTCATCTCTTTTGGATATGGCCATTTGGGATCCTGCACATTATCTATCTCCTTATCTTGGGGATGTTGTTGCTCAAGGTGTTAGCCAAGTTGTTCGTAAAGGAACTCGCTTTGCCGTAAACTTAGGCTGCCGCCAAAAAACCTATCTCAAAGATATTCTCTTTGAAGAGTGGAAAATGTCACCTAGCCAACTTGAGTTTGCTTATTTTAGTGATGAAGTTGAACAAGTTGCTGATTCACTAAGCCAATTAGAACAACGCCTGCGCCAGCTGGAGGAGCGGAATGACTCCCGGTGA
- the ubiE gene encoding bifunctional demethylmenaquinone methyltransferase/2-methoxy-6-polyprenyl-1,4-benzoquinol methylase UbiE, whose translation MTEPSKETIDFGFRTVGKEDKANLVANVFHSVASKYDLMNDLMSFGIHRIWKRFTIEASGVRRNQRVLDLAGGTGDLTAKFSRLVGEKGEVVLADINDSMLKIGREKLRDLGIVGNVSYVQANAEELPFPDNYFDCITISFGLRNVTDKNKALRSMQRVLKPGGRLLVLEFSKPVLEPLNKAYDAYSFHILPRIGQAIVSDADSYRYLAESIRMHPDQETLKSMMEEAGLEQVTYTNMTGGIVALHKGFKF comes from the coding sequence ATGACAGAACCATCTAAAGAAACCATAGATTTTGGTTTCCGTACTGTAGGTAAAGAAGATAAAGCTAATCTTGTAGCGAATGTTTTTCACTCTGTAGCATCTAAATATGATTTGATGAATGACCTAATGTCTTTCGGTATTCACCGTATTTGGAAACGTTTTACGATTGAAGCGAGTGGTGTACGTCGTAATCAACGTGTACTTGACCTTGCAGGCGGTACGGGTGATTTAACGGCTAAGTTTTCCCGTCTTGTAGGTGAAAAAGGTGAAGTAGTTCTTGCTGACATTAATGATTCAATGCTGAAAATAGGTCGTGAAAAATTACGCGATCTTGGGATTGTTGGTAATGTGAGTTATGTTCAGGCAAATGCGGAAGAACTCCCTTTCCCTGATAACTATTTTGATTGCATCACCATCTCTTTTGGTCTGCGTAATGTCACAGACAAAAATAAAGCATTGCGTTCTATGCAACGAGTACTAAAGCCAGGTGGTCGCTTATTAGTGCTTGAGTTTTCAAAACCTGTTCTTGAACCGTTGAACAAAGCTTATGATGCTTATTCATTCCATATATTACCGCGTATTGGTCAAGCTATTGTCAGCGATGCAGATAGCTACCGTTACCTTGCTGAATCTATCCGTATGCATCCTGATCAAGAAACGCTCAAATCGATGATGGAAGAAGCGGGGCTAGAACAAGTGACTTACACCAATATGACTGGTGGTATTGTTGCATTGCATAAAGGATTTAAATTCTAA
- the rmuC gene encoding DNA recombination protein RmuC: MDISLLYGVIGALGGILIGGLAVWFSIAQKINQKELELQQISRQFAASEEKNIHLAEWKSEYERLDQELRTQRDINREQEAELREITTRFEQNQLANEEKQRLLQSSEQRLTVQFENLANRIFEQNERRASEQQQKSIISMLSPFREQLEGFRQQVQQSFGEEAKERHTLTYEIRQLQQLNNQMTKEAINLTRALKGDNKIQGNWGETILSRILEASGLRKGYEFETQVSINTSYNTRYQPDVIIRLPEGKDVVVDAKMSLVAYENYFNSEESAEQQNAIKNHVASIRNHMRMLSRKDYHQLPGIRSLDYVLMFIPIEPAYLLALKESPELLDEGIKQNIMLVCPSTLLVAVRTINNLWRYERQGQNAQEIATKAARMYDKLRLFVEDMQLLGVNLDKADSAYQSAMKRLAEGRGNLISQAESFKDMGVEIKQPIDPQLVEKSGASYCAESETS, encoded by the coding sequence GTGGATATTTCCCTTTTATATGGGGTTATTGGTGCTCTTGGTGGTATTTTAATTGGCGGTTTAGCTGTTTGGTTTTCTATTGCACAAAAAATTAACCAAAAAGAGCTAGAACTACAGCAAATCAGTCGGCAATTTGCTGCAAGTGAAGAAAAAAATATTCATTTGGCAGAATGGAAAAGTGAATATGAGCGCCTTGACCAAGAGCTTCGAACTCAAAGGGATATAAATCGTGAACAAGAAGCAGAATTGCGTGAAATTACCACCCGATTTGAACAAAACCAACTTGCGAATGAAGAAAAACAGCGTTTATTACAAAGTAGCGAGCAACGTTTAACTGTCCAATTTGAAAATCTGGCGAATCGTATCTTCGAACAGAATGAGCGTCGCGCTTCAGAACAACAACAGAAAAGTATTATTAGCATGTTGTCGCCATTTCGTGAGCAATTAGAGGGTTTTCGCCAACAAGTACAGCAAAGTTTTGGTGAGGAAGCTAAAGAAAGGCACACATTAACTTATGAAATTCGGCAATTACAACAGCTGAATAATCAAATGACGAAAGAAGCAATCAATCTAACCCGAGCCTTGAAAGGGGATAATAAAATACAAGGGAATTGGGGAGAAACAATTCTTTCGCGCATTTTAGAAGCTTCCGGCTTACGTAAAGGCTATGAATTTGAGACACAAGTTAGTATAAATACGAGTTATAATACTCGCTATCAACCTGATGTCATTATTCGTTTACCAGAAGGCAAAGATGTTGTTGTAGATGCAAAAATGTCATTAGTTGCTTATGAAAATTATTTTAATAGTGAAGAGTCTGCTGAGCAGCAAAATGCAATCAAAAACCATGTAGCTTCAATTCGCAATCATATGCGTATGTTGAGCCGAAAAGATTACCATCAGCTGCCCGGTATTCGCTCACTTGATTATGTATTAATGTTTATTCCGATTGAGCCAGCCTATTTATTAGCATTGAAAGAATCGCCAGAATTGCTTGATGAAGGAATAAAACAGAATATCATGTTAGTTTGTCCGTCTACTTTGCTAGTCGCAGTTCGGACAATCAATAATTTATGGCGTTATGAACGCCAAGGGCAGAATGCCCAAGAAATTGCGACGAAAGCAGCAAGAATGTATGACAAGCTGCGTCTTTTTGTTGAAGACATGCAGCTGTTAGGCGTCAACCTTGATAAAGCGGATAGTGCTTACCAATCTGCGATGAAGCGACTTGCAGAAGGCCGAGGTAATTTGATTAGCCAAGCTGAAAGTTTTAAAGATATGGGCGTTGAAATAAAACAGCCGATTGATCCTCAGTTAGTTGAGAAATCAGGTGCGTCTTATTGTGCGGAATCTGAGACTTCTTAA
- a CDS encoding DedA family protein produces the protein MTLNEIVSIVTEFTRQHEMWALPIIFLLAFGESLAFISLLVPATVILLGLGALIGESGLVFWPVWLAAALGAFFGDWLSYWFGFHYKENVRKMWPISRKPQMLDRGQHFFNRWGVWSVFFGRFFGPFRAVIPLVAGICKMPKHHFQIANFFSALIWAFGILAPGAFGIRWLAQWMG, from the coding sequence ATGACTTTGAATGAAATCGTGTCAATTGTGACAGAGTTTACCCGTCAACATGAAATGTGGGCACTACCCATTATCTTTTTATTAGCCTTTGGAGAATCCCTCGCTTTTATCTCATTATTAGTTCCTGCAACTGTGATTTTGTTGGGGTTAGGGGCTTTAATTGGTGAAAGTGGGTTAGTATTTTGGCCAGTGTGGTTAGCCGCAGCCTTAGGGGCATTTTTTGGTGATTGGCTCTCTTACTGGTTTGGCTTTCATTACAAAGAAAATGTCCGCAAAATGTGGCCAATTTCCCGTAAGCCACAAATGCTCGATAGAGGACAGCACTTCTTTAACCGTTGGGGTGTGTGGAGTGTGTTTTTTGGGCGCTTTTTTGGTCCATTTAGAGCGGTGATCCCATTAGTTGCAGGTATCTGTAAGATGCCAAAGCATCATTTTCAAATTGCTAACTTTTTTTCCGCACTGATTTGGGCATTTGGTATTTTAGCGCCAGGCGCATTTGGCATTCGCTGGTTAGCACAATGGATGGGATAA
- a CDS encoding tyrosine-protein phosphatase encodes MTTVQDLHPSVLPLKGGINFRDLGGKQLSNGHKIKSGMLFRSGALDSLTDNDLSVLQSKNIYQILDYRDFAEIEIKPDLVWDGAHYVHSPANPIAKEVSAALDQLTPELLDAFDPKVFMNRLYELLPLNNPAYHQLVSMLKQPEKGGIVQHCAVGKDRTGVGSALVLFALGADLDTVMEDYLLTNETLAPYRKHLLEEHAKTMSPNVVKKFEYVYSVQEDFLMTAIKSINTNYGSIDKWLEKDFALDNAGRSLLQSYFLE; translated from the coding sequence ATGACAACAGTACAGGACCTTCACCCTAGTGTATTGCCTTTGAAAGGTGGAATAAATTTTCGCGACCTCGGTGGGAAACAACTTTCTAACGGGCATAAAATTAAATCAGGCATGTTATTTCGCTCAGGTGCATTAGACAGTTTAACTGACAATGACTTATCAGTTTTGCAATCTAAAAACATTTATCAAATATTAGATTATCGTGATTTTGCTGAAATTGAAATCAAACCTGATTTAGTTTGGGATGGTGCGCATTATGTCCATTCTCCAGCAAATCCAATTGCAAAAGAAGTCAGTGCAGCTTTAGACCAATTAACACCTGAACTACTGGATGCTTTTGATCCTAAAGTATTTATGAATCGCCTTTATGAATTACTTCCCCTCAATAATCCGGCATATCACCAACTCGTGAGTATGCTAAAACAACCAGAAAAAGGCGGAATAGTTCAGCATTGTGCAGTCGGTAAAGATAGAACGGGTGTCGGTTCCGCATTAGTGCTATTTGCTCTTGGTGCAGATTTAGATACGGTAATGGAAGATTATTTACTGACCAATGAAACGTTGGCACCTTATCGTAAACATTTACTTGAAGAGCATGCCAAAACAATGAGTCCGAATGTGGTCAAGAAATTTGAGTATGTTTACTCAGTTCAAGAAGATTTCTTGATGACGGCAATAAAGAGCATTAATACCAATTATGGTAGTATAGATAAATGGTTAGAAAAAGATTTTGCATTAGATAATGCAGGTCGCAGCTTATTGCAAAGTTATTTTCTTGAATAG
- a CDS encoding GntP family permease, with protein sequence MSYIPIIGLAVAIFVLIFLVLRTRVHALLAMLIAAAIAGLSGGLSATETVAVITKGFGTTLGGIGIVIGLGVMMGRVLEVSGAAEQIAYSFIRWLGKKREEWALAITGYIVSIPIFVDSAFVILYPLAKALAKNGKRNLLTLGVALAGGLVVTHHTVPPTPGLLGVAGIFGVDIGAMILAGMVLAIPCVIGIVFYAKWLAVKYPEFMPDDTGNDDLHAIHARYMEEKANKPLPSLFLSILPIVTPILLIFINAVNGLILKTESFQGMENNWYFQTFEFLGAPIIALSISVLIAVYTLMPKASKEEVIDRMEEGLQSAGIILLVTGAGGALGAVLRDSGTGNILAEHVASLPITPVLIPFIIATLVRLIQGSGTVAMITAASISAPIISQIPDINLLVAAQAATMGSLFFGYFNDSLYWVVNRMMGIKDVKQQMMVWSIPTTIAWAIGLVGVLILDVIL encoded by the coding sequence ATGTCCTATATACCTATTATTGGCCTTGCAGTGGCCATCTTTGTTCTGATCTTTTTAGTATTACGAACGCGGGTCCATGCATTACTCGCTATGCTAATTGCGGCGGCGATAGCGGGTTTATCTGGTGGACTTTCTGCGACTGAAACGGTAGCAGTGATCACCAAAGGTTTTGGTACCACACTTGGTGGGATTGGTATTGTTATCGGGCTTGGCGTAATGATGGGCAGGGTGCTTGAAGTTTCTGGGGCTGCTGAACAGATCGCTTATAGTTTTATCCGTTGGCTAGGAAAAAAACGCGAAGAGTGGGCGTTAGCTATCACAGGTTACATTGTGAGCATCCCAATCTTTGTTGATTCCGCTTTTGTTATTCTGTATCCGCTAGCAAAAGCATTAGCGAAAAATGGTAAGCGTAATTTATTGACATTAGGCGTAGCGCTTGCAGGGGGACTGGTTGTCACTCACCATACCGTACCGCCTACACCCGGTCTATTAGGTGTTGCTGGTATTTTTGGTGTTGATATTGGAGCGATGATTTTAGCGGGGATGGTGCTTGCAATTCCTTGTGTTATTGGAATTGTTTTCTATGCGAAATGGTTAGCTGTTAAATATCCAGAATTCATGCCAGATGATACTGGAAATGACGACTTACACGCGATCCATGCTCGTTATATGGAAGAAAAAGCCAATAAACCCTTACCGAGCCTATTTTTATCAATCTTGCCAATTGTGACGCCGATTCTATTAATTTTCATCAATGCGGTTAATGGCCTCATATTGAAAACAGAATCTTTTCAAGGGATGGAAAATAATTGGTACTTCCAAACGTTTGAATTCCTTGGTGCTCCAATTATTGCGTTATCAATAAGTGTGTTAATTGCTGTATATACATTAATGCCTAAAGCATCAAAAGAAGAAGTCATCGACCGAATGGAAGAAGGCTTACAATCAGCTGGTATTATTCTGTTAGTAACGGGAGCCGGTGGTGCATTAGGGGCGGTGCTACGTGATAGTGGTACCGGAAATATTTTAGCTGAGCATGTTGCTAGCTTACCGATTACACCAGTGTTAATTCCTTTTATTATTGCAACACTTGTGCGCCTTATTCAGGGGTCAGGAACGGTCGCAATGATTACTGCAGCATCAATTTCTGCACCAATCATTAGCCAAATTCCTGATATTAACTTACTTGTTGCAGCTCAAGCCGCAACAATGGGTTCATTATTCTTTGGTTATTTTAATGACAGTCTTTATTGGGTCGTTAATAGAATGATGGGCATCAAAGATGTTAAACAACAAATGATGGTTTGGTCTATCCCAACAACAATTGCTTGGGCGATCGGCTTAGTCGGCGTGTTGATCCTTGATGTTATTCTCTGA